From Eleftheria terrae, the proteins below share one genomic window:
- a CDS encoding DUF3489 domain-containing protein, which translates to MNATTLTATQRETLTHAAEHNEGRIEWFPASVKGGARAKVLQGLVARGWAYQEGDRHAVTDAGYQVIGQERPAPQEEAALDGDSSLEADVAAAEASWADARPAPERKARTSRDGSKQAQVIALLRRPSGATVAEIQALTGWLPHTVRGTFSGTFRKRLGLQVVSAKEDGGKRVYRIVEAGASETTEVLAA; encoded by the coding sequence ATGAACGCAACGACCCTGACCGCCACCCAGCGCGAGACCCTGACCCACGCGGCCGAGCACAACGAAGGCCGCATCGAGTGGTTCCCCGCCAGCGTCAAGGGTGGCGCCCGCGCGAAGGTGCTGCAAGGCCTGGTGGCCCGCGGCTGGGCCTACCAGGAAGGGGATCGCCACGCCGTCACCGACGCGGGCTATCAGGTCATCGGCCAAGAGCGACCCGCGCCGCAAGAAGAAGCGGCGCTCGATGGGGACAGCTCGCTGGAGGCGGACGTGGCGGCCGCCGAAGCCAGCTGGGCCGACGCTCGACCGGCACCCGAGCGCAAAGCGCGCACATCGCGTGATGGCAGCAAGCAAGCGCAGGTCATTGCCTTGCTGCGCCGCCCCAGCGGCGCCACGGTGGCAGAGATCCAGGCGCTGACCGGCTGGCTGCCGCACACCGTGCGCGGCACCTTCTCCGGCACCTTCCGCAAGCGCCTCGGCCTTCAGGTGGTCTCCGCTAAGGAAGACGGCGGCAAGCGCGTCTACCGCATCGTTGAAGCGGGTGCGAGTGAGACGACTGAAGTTCTGGCTGCCTGA